The following coding sequences lie in one Mycobacterium sp. DL440 genomic window:
- a CDS encoding YbaB/EbfC family nucleoid-associated protein → MSNDALRHQMTEVLALVSEQMADIAAVQREQEQLTARAEAADGLVEVTVDARGHVIETVIDESYLEEYELEELGGHVTAAAQSAAHIVAQRAAALMMPISERRKMLPSLSDIVDGAPDLRDLTDAVFGHEDAAAQAHAPERDDRDESAFPTVRS, encoded by the coding sequence ATGAGTAACGATGCCCTCCGGCATCAGATGACCGAGGTGCTGGCCTTGGTCTCCGAGCAGATGGCCGATATCGCTGCGGTGCAGCGCGAGCAAGAGCAGCTCACCGCACGCGCTGAGGCGGCCGATGGCTTGGTCGAGGTGACGGTCGACGCTCGGGGCCATGTCATCGAGACCGTGATCGACGAGTCGTATCTCGAAGAGTACGAACTCGAAGAACTCGGCGGCCACGTCACCGCGGCTGCGCAGTCCGCGGCGCACATCGTGGCGCAGCGGGCGGCAGCCCTGATGATGCCGATCAGCGAACGCCGCAAGATGTTGCCGTCACTATCCGACATCGTCGACGGTGCGCCCGACTTACGAGACCTGACCGACGCAGTATTCGGCCACGAAGATGCGGCCGCCCAAGCACATGCGCCGGAGCGCGACGACCGGGACGAATCCGCTTTCCCCACCGTGAGGAGCTGA
- a CDS encoding MinD/ParA family protein, with translation SPVPPSLDDAGILNRSRNAPHSGWRRAVHLASAGRVSPGESRKEREHEDLLAQIRQPIAGDFRIAVLSIKGGVGKTTTTLGLGSALSMMRHDRVIAVDANPDRGTLAERVRDVSSESTVRDLLSDPNIERYADVRRHTRMAGSRLEVLASEQEPAVSEVFGESDYRRTVSVLRRYYNIILTDCGTGIMHSAMAGVLDLAHAIVLVSSPAIDAARSASATLDWLMQHGHSALVREAHVVLSASRPGSAKLKLDKVYEHFQARCRSVHMIPFDPHLAEGADVDFDLLDPATLQAYLELAAAVAEKFPRLRGGPQYR, from the coding sequence CTCGCCCGTGCCGCCGTCGCTCGACGACGCCGGCATCCTCAACCGCTCCCGCAACGCACCGCATTCCGGATGGCGCCGGGCCGTACACCTCGCGAGTGCCGGGCGGGTCAGCCCTGGTGAATCGCGCAAGGAGCGGGAACACGAAGACCTGCTGGCCCAGATCCGCCAGCCGATCGCGGGCGACTTCCGAATCGCCGTGCTCTCGATCAAGGGCGGTGTCGGAAAGACCACCACGACCTTGGGATTGGGCTCGGCGTTGTCGATGATGCGCCACGACCGGGTGATCGCGGTGGACGCCAACCCGGACCGCGGAACGCTGGCCGAGCGGGTGCGGGACGTGTCGAGCGAGTCCACGGTGCGTGACCTGCTGTCGGATCCCAACATCGAGCGTTACGCCGACGTGCGTAGGCACACCCGGATGGCGGGCAGCCGACTGGAAGTGCTGGCCAGCGAGCAGGAGCCCGCGGTTTCGGAAGTGTTCGGCGAATCCGACTACCGCCGCACCGTCAGTGTCCTGCGTCGCTACTACAACATCATCCTCACTGACTGCGGCACCGGCATCATGCATTCGGCGATGGCGGGTGTGCTCGATCTGGCACATGCGATCGTGTTGGTCAGCTCGCCCGCCATCGACGCGGCCCGCAGTGCGTCGGCAACGTTGGATTGGCTCATGCAGCACGGACACTCGGCGTTGGTCCGCGAAGCCCATGTGGTGCTCAGCGCGTCCCGTCCCGGTTCGGCCAAGCTCAAACTGGACAAGGTCTACGAACATTTCCAAGCCCGATGCCGCTCGGTGCACATGATCCCGTTCGATCCGCACCTGGCCGAGGGCGCCGACGTCGACTTCGACCTGCTGGACCCAGCCACTCTCCAGGCCTACCTGGAACTGGCTGCTGCAGTGGCGGAAAAGTTTCCTCGGCTGCGTGGTGGACCCCAGTACCGGTGA